A region from the Halobellus litoreus genome encodes:
- a CDS encoding [LysW]-lysine hydrolase produces the protein MYADFDADGTSELLRDGGMAFATEHEVFDVQEGLTDGLTDAQTLLADLVSIPSPSGEEAAAAARLKAFFEAHDREVWIDDVGNVRAPADDSVLLTSHIDTVPGDVPVKIENGVLWGRGSVDATGPLAAMAVAAVETGVSFAGVVREETGSNGAWHLVEDREQPAAVINGEPSGWDGITLGYRGFLAGTYVSTSELGHSSRPEDNAIQSAVNWWSSVAEFFDEDESDGVFDTVTTKPVRFDGGPTEDGLAVEATVDVQFRVPPKYTIDDVREVAEGELDRGGVHWEKPIPPVMTSPRTEVARAFRVAIRGAGGEPRLLRKTGTSDMNIFAGAWECPMATYGPGDSDLDHAPNEHLDLAEYDGSIDVLVDVCERLQE, from the coding sequence ATGTACGCCGACTTCGACGCCGACGGCACCTCGGAACTCCTCCGCGACGGCGGGATGGCCTTCGCGACGGAACACGAGGTCTTCGACGTTCAGGAGGGGCTCACGGACGGGTTGACAGACGCGCAGACGCTGCTGGCGGACCTCGTCTCGATCCCCTCACCCTCCGGCGAGGAGGCCGCGGCCGCGGCGCGGCTGAAGGCCTTCTTCGAGGCACACGACCGCGAGGTGTGGATCGACGACGTCGGCAACGTCCGCGCGCCCGCCGACGACTCGGTGCTTCTCACCTCCCACATCGACACCGTCCCCGGCGACGTCCCGGTGAAGATCGAAAACGGCGTGCTGTGGGGTCGCGGGAGCGTCGACGCCACGGGGCCGCTGGCGGCGATGGCCGTCGCGGCCGTCGAGACCGGCGTCTCCTTCGCGGGCGTGGTCCGCGAGGAGACCGGCTCCAACGGCGCGTGGCACCTCGTCGAGGACAGAGAACAGCCCGCGGCCGTGATCAACGGCGAGCCCTCGGGCTGGGACGGCATTACCCTCGGCTACCGCGGGTTCCTCGCGGGGACGTACGTCTCGACGAGCGAACTCGGCCACTCCTCGCGCCCGGAGGACAACGCGATCCAGTCGGCCGTGAACTGGTGGTCGAGCGTCGCCGAGTTCTTCGACGAGGACGAGTCCGACGGCGTCTTCGACACGGTGACGACGAAGCCGGTCCGCTTCGACGGCGGCCCCACGGAGGACGGCCTCGCCGTCGAGGCGACCGTCGACGTGCAGTTCCGCGTTCCGCCGAAGTACACCATCGACGACGTCCGGGAGGTCGCGGAGGGCGAACTCGATCGCGGCGGCGTTCACTGGGAGAAGCCGATCCCGCCGGTGATGACGAGCCCGCGCACCGAGGTCGCCCGCGCGTTCCGCGTCGCGATCCGGGGGGCCGGCGGCGAGCCGCGGCTGCTCAGGAAGACCGGCACCAGCGATATGAACATCTTCGCGGGGGCGTGGGAATGCCCGATGGCGACCTACGGCCCCGGCGACTCGGACCTGGATCACGCGCCGAACGAACACCTCGACCTCGCGGAGTACGACGGCTCGATCGACGTGCTCGTCGACGTCTGCGAGCGCCTGCAGGAGTGA
- a CDS encoding DUF6789 family protein, with amino-acid sequence MATETSTTTTAQTTDNAWQYGVVAGVIAGVVMGALMVMQMRPVLEVAIPSMYFLSGGAAGFTIHVAHGAVLGVVFAAIASTQTDLTTVKSLALGVGYGVVLWVVLAVLVMPVWLSAVGSPANPPLPNVNVTSLVGHVVYGAVLGAVYGGFQGR; translated from the coding sequence ATGGCGACCGAAACGAGCACGACGACGACAGCACAGACGACCGATAACGCGTGGCAGTACGGCGTCGTCGCCGGCGTCATCGCCGGCGTCGTGATGGGCGCGCTGATGGTGATGCAGATGCGGCCCGTCCTCGAGGTCGCGATCCCCTCGATGTACTTCCTGTCGGGCGGTGCCGCGGGGTTCACGATCCACGTCGCCCACGGGGCGGTTCTGGGCGTCGTCTTCGCCGCGATCGCCTCGACGCAAACCGATCTGACGACCGTGAAGAGTCTGGCTCTCGGCGTGGGCTACGGGGTCGTCCTGTGGGTCGTTCTCGCCGTTCTCGTGATGCCGGTCTGGCTCTCGGCCGTCGGCTCGCCGGCGAACCCGCCCCTGCCGAACGTGAACGTCACCAGCCTCGTGGGACACGTGGTCTACGGCGCGGTCCTCGGAGCCGTCTACGGCGGGTTCCAGGGCCGCTGA
- the lysX gene encoding lysine biosynthesis protein LysX codes for MKIGLLYSRIRKDEKLLLTELRERGHEVEKIDVRKEQFNIAEPPESFDGVDLVVDRCLATSRSLYTTQFLDAYDVPVVNSAETADVCADKVKNSLALERAGVPTPNTEVAYTVDSAMEVIEEFGYPCVLKPVVGSWGRLMAKVETPSAAEAILEHKATLGHYQHKVFYVQEFVEKPGRDIRVLAVDGEPIAAETRSSDHWLTNASKGGEVAEFELDDRARELVAAASDAVGGGLLGVDLMETGQDYTVHEVNHTVEFKALNDAVEVDVPAKVVDWLESKAEQAADTEATV; via the coding sequence ATGAAGATCGGGCTGCTCTACTCCCGGATTCGGAAGGACGAGAAGCTCCTCCTCACGGAGCTCCGCGAGCGCGGCCACGAGGTGGAGAAGATCGACGTCCGGAAGGAGCAGTTCAACATCGCCGAACCGCCGGAATCGTTTGACGGCGTCGATCTGGTCGTCGATCGCTGTCTGGCGACCAGCCGCAGCCTCTACACGACGCAGTTCCTCGACGCCTACGACGTTCCCGTGGTCAACAGCGCCGAGACCGCGGACGTCTGTGCCGACAAGGTGAAGAACAGCCTCGCGCTCGAACGCGCCGGCGTGCCGACGCCGAACACGGAGGTCGCCTACACCGTCGACTCCGCGATGGAGGTCATCGAGGAGTTCGGCTACCCCTGCGTCCTCAAGCCCGTCGTGGGCTCGTGGGGCCGCCTGATGGCGAAGGTCGAGACGCCCTCGGCCGCCGAGGCCATCCTCGAACACAAGGCGACGCTGGGCCACTACCAGCACAAGGTGTTCTACGTCCAGGAGTTCGTCGAGAAGCCCGGCCGCGACATCCGCGTCCTGGCCGTCGACGGCGAACCGATCGCCGCGGAGACGCGCTCGTCGGACCACTGGCTCACCAACGCCTCCAAGGGCGGCGAAGTGGCCGAATTCGAACTCGACGACCGCGCACGCGAACTCGTCGCCGCCGCCTCCGACGCCGTCGGCGGCGGCCTGCTTGGCGTCGACCTGATGGAGACCGGACAAGATTACACCGTCCACGAGGTCAACCACACCGTCGAGTTCAAGGCGCTGAACGACGCCGTCGAGGTCGACGTCCCGGCGAAGGTCGTCGACTGGCTCGAATCGAAAGCCGAACAAGCGGCGGACACGGAAGCGACGGTATGA
- a CDS encoding acetylglutamate/acetylaminoadipate kinase: MTTEPTTHDDARDARQTQQPDSGTGRPLRADGGSDAASGGNDVASDSDASLPPVVVKVGGARAVDPAGAVEDVAELVADGREVVVVHGGSTAVDDTLEELGEEPTYVETPGGVVGRFTDERTMEVFSMVMPGKLNTDLTVTLRNAGVDALGLSGVDGGLLSGPRKSAVRVIENGKKKIKRGDHSGKITDVNGSLLETLLADGYTPVVTVPMLADDGVAVNADADRAAAAVAGALGAELVVLTDVAGVYADPDDASTLIESVSTPGEFETLKDAAEGFMTKKVMAAKEALDGGAVTVIVADANADDPILAALDGSGTHIHASAVVAPEDDADDSDADETEVTQ, from the coding sequence ATGACAACCGAACCCACTACCCACGACGACGCACGCGACGCCCGCCAGACGCAGCAGCCCGACAGCGGGACGGGACGACCGCTCCGGGCCGACGGCGGCAGCGACGCCGCAAGCGGCGGCAACGACGTCGCGAGTGATAGCGACGCGTCGCTCCCGCCGGTCGTCGTGAAGGTCGGCGGCGCGCGCGCGGTCGACCCCGCGGGCGCGGTCGAGGACGTGGCCGAACTCGTCGCGGACGGGCGCGAGGTCGTCGTCGTCCACGGCGGTTCCACCGCCGTCGACGACACGCTCGAAGAACTGGGCGAGGAGCCGACGTACGTCGAGACGCCCGGCGGCGTCGTCGGGCGCTTCACCGACGAGCGCACGATGGAAGTGTTCTCGATGGTGATGCCGGGGAAACTCAACACCGATCTCACTGTCACGCTCCGCAACGCCGGCGTCGACGCGCTCGGCCTTTCCGGCGTCGACGGCGGCTTGCTTTCCGGCCCCCGCAAGTCGGCCGTCCGGGTGATCGAGAATGGGAAAAAGAAGATCAAGCGCGGCGATCACTCGGGGAAGATCACCGACGTGAACGGGTCGCTGCTCGAAACCCTGCTCGCCGACGGCTACACGCCGGTCGTGACCGTCCCGATGCTCGCCGACGACGGCGTCGCGGTCAACGCCGACGCCGACCGCGCGGCCGCGGCCGTCGCCGGTGCGCTCGGCGCGGAACTGGTCGTCCTCACGGACGTCGCCGGCGTCTACGCCGACCCCGACGACGCGTCGACGCTGATCGAGTCGGTGTCGACTCCCGGCGAATTTGAGACGCTGAAGGACGCTGCGGAAGGGTTTATGACGAAGAAAGTGATGGCGGCGAAGGAAGCGCTCGACGGCGGCGCGGTGACAGTCATCGTCGCCGACGCGAACGCTGACGACCCGATCCTGGCTGCACTCGATGGCAGTGGGACGCACATCCACGCGAGCGCGGTCGTCGCCCCCGAGGACGACGCCGACGACAGCGACGCCGACGAGACGGAGGTGACACAATGA
- a CDS encoding aspartate aminotransferase family protein, with translation MSGGFVFSEKPIQIESGEGAYLYGEDGTEYLDFGASYAVASLGHSHPTVTEAVQEQAAKLTYVQASYPVDVRTELYEKLATLAPGDADNVWLCNSGTEANEAAMKFARSATGRSKIVATKRGFHGRTLGALAMTWKDKYKKPFEPLAGGVEFVPYGDGDALAEAVDEETAALFLEPVQGEGGIYPASAEYLRQAREVTEEAGAALVFDEIQTGVGRTGDLWACEGVGVAPDILTSAKGIANGLPLGATLVKDWIAEDSGDHGSTFSGGPVVCAAANATLDTVVDEDVPGNAAAVGEYLRSELEAASEEHDLPVREVRGVGLMIGIQVKRGANRVLKNLALSEQILALPAGRTVVRLLPPLVIDESHADQFVDSFVEVLG, from the coding sequence ATGAGCGGCGGCTTCGTCTTCTCGGAGAAGCCCATCCAGATCGAGTCCGGCGAGGGCGCGTACCTCTACGGCGAAGACGGCACCGAGTACCTCGACTTCGGGGCCTCCTACGCCGTCGCCTCGCTCGGGCACTCCCACCCGACCGTGACCGAAGCGGTCCAAGAGCAGGCCGCGAAACTGACCTACGTCCAGGCGTCGTACCCGGTCGACGTCCGCACGGAACTGTACGAGAAGCTCGCGACGCTCGCGCCGGGCGACGCGGACAACGTCTGGCTCTGTAACTCGGGAACCGAGGCCAACGAGGCGGCGATGAAGTTCGCCCGTTCCGCGACGGGTCGCTCAAAGATCGTCGCGACCAAGCGCGGCTTCCACGGCCGGACGCTGGGGGCGCTCGCGATGACCTGGAAGGACAAGTACAAGAAGCCGTTCGAGCCGCTGGCCGGCGGCGTCGAGTTCGTCCCCTACGGTGACGGTGACGCGCTCGCGGAGGCCGTCGACGAGGAGACGGCCGCCCTGTTCTTGGAGCCGGTCCAGGGTGAGGGCGGCATCTACCCCGCCTCCGCGGAGTACCTCCGGCAGGCCCGCGAGGTGACCGAGGAGGCGGGCGCGGCGCTCGTCTTCGACGAGATCCAGACCGGCGTCGGGCGCACGGGCGACCTGTGGGCCTGCGAGGGCGTCGGCGTCGCCCCCGACATCCTCACCTCGGCGAAGGGCATCGCCAACGGCCTGCCGCTTGGCGCGACGCTCGTGAAGGACTGGATCGCCGAGGACTCGGGCGACCACGGGTCGACCTTCTCCGGCGGCCCCGTCGTCTGCGCCGCGGCCAACGCCACGCTCGACACGGTCGTCGATGAGGACGTCCCCGGAAACGCCGCGGCGGTCGGCGAGTACCTCCGGAGCGAACTGGAGGCCGCCAGCGAGGAACACGACCTGCCCGTCCGCGAGGTGCGCGGCGTCGGGCTGATGATCGGCATTCAGGTGAAGCGCGGCGCGAACCGCGTGCTCAAGAACCTCGCGCTGTCCGAACAGATCCTCGCGCTGCCGGCCGGCCGGACGGTCGTCCGCCTGCTCCCGCCGCTCGTGATCGACGAGAGCCACGCCGACCAGTTCGTCGACTCGTTCGTGGAGGTGCTGGGATGA
- a CDS encoding phosphate-starvation-inducible PsiE family protein has translation MVDDPDPDADSEGTAAPPRWLDAWIDRTASRIEDFINVVELAAAAIFALLFAIGVVDLALQIVETASNGNITDPLAVIDIIDTGLLLLIIVEVYQTVIAYTRRSETRLIVRLIVYTGIIAMVRKVIIFRTGEYATTLDAFLAAAAYTLALVGLGVVLVVERRVIGD, from the coding sequence ATGGTGGACGACCCAGATCCGGACGCGGACTCCGAAGGGACCGCTGCCCCGCCGCGGTGGCTCGACGCGTGGATCGACCGGACCGCGAGTCGCATCGAGGACTTCATCAACGTCGTCGAACTCGCCGCGGCGGCGATCTTCGCGCTCCTCTTCGCGATCGGCGTCGTCGACCTCGCGCTCCAGATCGTCGAGACCGCCTCCAACGGGAACATCACCGACCCGCTGGCCGTCATCGACATCATCGACACGGGGCTGCTGCTCCTGATAATCGTCGAGGTGTACCAGACGGTCATCGCCTACACCCGGCGGAGCGAGACCCGCCTGATCGTCCGGTTGATCGTCTACACCGGTATCATCGCGATGGTCCGAAAGGTGATCATCTTCCGGACCGGCGAGTACGCGACGACGCTGGACGCGTTCCTGGCGGCGGCCGCCTACACGCTCGCGCTGGTCGGACTCGGCGTCGTCCTCGTCGTCGAACGGCGGGTGATCGGTGACTGA
- the argC gene encoding N-acetyl-gamma-glutamyl-phosphate reductase, translating to MSTSHTDAGDDAAYTASVVGGSGFTGGELLRLLYQHPDFDVVQATSRSKERKTVGHVHPNLREMDLRFTSPADLESVDVLFAATPHGVSMEHIDEFQDAADTVVDLSADFRLDSEAQYDEWYDGHVCPEYLEKSEYALPEINRENLSNATLIASGGCNATATILGLKPLFDAGILEGDEQAVVDVKVGSSEGGAGGGDASSHPERSGIVRPYAPTGHRHEAEIEQFLGLSVSFTVHAVDMTRGASATCHLFPSAPVSKGDLWTAYREAYADEPFMRTVAGGGGVYRYPEPKAVAGTNFGEVGFEVDPGNRRLVVFSAIDNMMKGSAGQAVHAANVALGIEETAGLEFAGLHPVGAP from the coding sequence ATGAGTACTTCCCACACGGATGCCGGCGACGACGCGGCCTACACTGCCTCCGTCGTCGGCGGCTCGGGATTCACCGGCGGCGAACTCCTTCGCCTGCTGTATCAACACCCCGATTTCGACGTCGTGCAGGCGACGAGTCGCTCGAAGGAGCGCAAGACCGTCGGCCACGTCCATCCGAACCTCCGCGAGATGGACCTCCGATTCACGTCGCCTGCGGACCTCGAATCGGTCGACGTCCTCTTCGCGGCGACGCCGCACGGCGTCTCGATGGAGCACATCGACGAGTTCCAGGACGCGGCGGACACGGTCGTCGACCTCTCGGCGGACTTCCGCCTCGATTCCGAAGCGCAGTACGACGAGTGGTACGACGGGCACGTCTGCCCCGAATACCTCGAAAAATCGGAGTACGCCCTGCCGGAGATCAACCGGGAGAACCTTTCTAATGCAACCCTGATCGCCTCCGGCGGCTGCAACGCCACGGCGACGATCCTCGGCCTGAAGCCGCTGTTCGACGCCGGGATTCTGGAGGGCGACGAGCAGGCCGTCGTCGACGTGAAAGTCGGCTCCTCGGAGGGCGGCGCGGGCGGCGGCGACGCCTCCAGCCACCCCGAGCGCTCGGGCATCGTCCGCCCCTACGCCCCGACCGGCCACCGCCACGAGGCCGAGATCGAGCAGTTCCTCGGCCTCTCGGTCTCGTTCACCGTTCACGCGGTCGATATGACTCGCGGCGCGAGCGCGACCTGCCACCTCTTCCCGAGCGCGCCCGTCTCGAAGGGCGACCTCTGGACGGCCTACCGCGAGGCCTACGCCGACGAGCCGTTTATGCGGACCGTCGCCGGCGGGGGCGGCGTCTACCGCTACCCCGAACCGAAGGCGGTCGCCGGGACCAACTTCGGCGAGGTCGGCTTCGAGGTCGACCCCGGAAATCGGAGATTGGTCGTCTTCTCGGCGATCGACAATATGATGAAGGGATCGGCCGGACAGGCCGTCCACGCCGCGAACGTCGCGCTCGGCATCGAGGAGACCGCGGGCTTGGAGTTCGCCGGTCTTCACCCCGTCGGCGCACCCTGA
- the argF gene encoding ornithine carbamoyltransferase, producing the protein MLETDHFLDIDDLTTDELGTVLDRAAAIKAGEDDTQLSDQTLGMLFEKPSTRTRISFETGMTQLGGHAIFLGPDDIQLGHGEPLSDTSRVLSRYVDAVMARLFDHEDLLEIAEYSDVPVVNGLTDDAHPCQTLADLLTIEEAFGGFDGVQAAWVGDGNNVGQSFVIGAAMVGLDLTVATPENYGMADEVLEQAADLGHEPTVVDDPKDAVDDADVVYTDVWISMGQEDQRHEKLAAFDGYQVNERLLADSDAQVMHCLPAHRGEEITDDVLESDRALVWDQAENRLHAQKGLLVELLDA; encoded by the coding sequence ATGCTCGAAACTGACCACTTCCTCGACATCGACGACCTGACGACCGACGAACTGGGGACCGTCCTCGACCGCGCCGCGGCGATCAAGGCCGGCGAGGACGACACGCAACTGTCCGATCAGACGCTCGGGATGCTCTTCGAGAAACCGAGCACGCGAACCCGCATCTCCTTCGAGACCGGGATGACCCAGCTCGGCGGCCACGCCATCTTCCTCGGTCCCGACGACATCCAACTCGGGCACGGCGAGCCCCTGTCGGACACCTCCCGCGTCCTCTCGCGATACGTCGACGCCGTGATGGCCCGGCTGTTCGATCACGAGGACTTACTCGAAATCGCCGAGTACTCCGACGTTCCGGTCGTCAACGGCCTCACGGACGACGCGCACCCCTGCCAGACGCTCGCGGACCTGCTGACGATCGAGGAGGCCTTCGGCGGCTTCGACGGCGTGCAGGCCGCCTGGGTCGGCGACGGCAACAACGTCGGTCAGTCGTTCGTGATCGGCGCGGCGATGGTCGGGCTGGACCTGACGGTCGCGACGCCCGAGAACTACGGAATGGCCGACGAGGTGCTCGAACAGGCCGCCGACCTCGGACACGAACCGACCGTCGTCGACGATCCGAAAGACGCCGTCGACGACGCCGACGTCGTCTACACCGACGTGTGGATCTCGATGGGCCAGGAGGACCAGCGCCACGAGAAACTGGCTGCCTTCGACGGCTATCAGGTGAACGAGCGCCTGCTCGCCGACTCCGATGCGCAGGTGATGCACTGTCTGCCAGCGCACCGCGGCGAGGAGATCACCGACGACGTGCTCGAATCGGACCGCGCGCTCGTCTGGGACCAGGCCGAGAACCGCCTGCACGCCCAGAAGGGGCTGCTCGTCGAACTGCTGGACGCCTGA
- a CDS encoding cytochrome P450: MRTQPPGPAGVPVFGNSRQYARDPFTFLTSVEAAYGDVVRFDLGPLETYLLTNPADIERVLVANDATYRKPDFQDDAIGTLLGDGLLLSEGETWRRQRALAQPAFAPDRISSMDGLIARHAREMVDEWDAGDLRDVNLDMARVTVRIIVEAMFGSRLTDEQTRTIQEHLEPLGQRFEPNPMRFLVPDWVPTRENRAYQDSVRTLEGIIDDIVAERRGTEDDPAIDPAADSSNGGEPMDLLSILLRAQRRGEQSDDQLRDELMTMLLAGHDTTALTLTYTWYLLSEHPSVEARVHAELDEVCGDEPPTAADVRDLDYLERVIQEAMRLYPPVYVIFREPKVDVRLGGYRVPRGSAVMLSQWATHRSERWYDDPDAFDPDRWLPERRADRPRFAYFPFGGGPRHCIGKHLSMLEAKLIVATVAQEYELEYAREKPFDLRGSLTMHPEEPLSMRVRPRS, translated from the coding sequence ATGCGTACACAGCCCCCCGGTCCAGCGGGCGTACCGGTGTTCGGGAACAGCCGCCAGTACGCGCGCGACCCCTTCACCTTCCTCACGAGCGTCGAAGCCGCCTACGGCGACGTCGTCCGGTTCGACCTCGGGCCGCTCGAGACGTACCTGCTTACCAACCCGGCGGACATCGAACGGGTGCTCGTCGCCAACGACGCGACGTACCGGAAACCCGACTTCCAGGACGACGCCATCGGGACACTGCTCGGCGACGGCCTGTTGCTCAGCGAGGGCGAGACGTGGCGACGCCAGCGGGCACTCGCCCAGCCGGCGTTCGCTCCCGACCGAATCTCGTCGATGGACGGCCTGATCGCCCGGCACGCGCGGGAGATGGTCGACGAGTGGGACGCCGGCGACCTCCGCGACGTCAACCTCGATATGGCGCGGGTGACCGTCCGGATCATCGTCGAGGCGATGTTCGGCTCGCGGCTCACCGACGAGCAGACGCGAACGATCCAGGAGCACCTCGAACCGCTCGGGCAGCGCTTCGAGCCGAACCCGATGCGGTTTCTCGTCCCCGACTGGGTCCCGACGCGGGAGAACCGCGCCTACCAGGACTCCGTCCGGACGCTCGAGGGGATCATCGACGACATCGTCGCCGAGCGCCGCGGCACCGAGGACGACCCCGCGATCGATCCGGCCGCGGACTCGTCGAACGGCGGGGAGCCGATGGACCTGCTCTCGATCCTGCTGCGAGCGCAGCGCCGCGGCGAGCAGAGCGACGACCAGCTCCGCGACGAGTTGATGACGATGCTGCTCGCCGGCCACGACACCACCGCGCTGACGCTGACGTACACGTGGTACCTCCTCTCGGAGCACCCCTCGGTCGAGGCCCGGGTCCACGCCGAACTCGACGAGGTCTGCGGCGACGAGCCGCCGACCGCGGCCGACGTGCGGGACCTCGACTACCTCGAACGGGTGATCCAGGAGGCGATGCGGCTGTACCCGCCGGTGTACGTGATCTTCCGGGAGCCGAAGGTCGACGTGCGGCTGGGCGGCTACCGGGTCCCGCGCGGGTCGGCCGTGATGCTCTCGCAGTGGGCCACCCATCGCTCGGAGCGGTGGTACGACGACCCCGACGCGTTTGATCCGGATCGCTGGCTCCCCGAGCGCCGCGCGGATCGACCGCGATTCGCGTACTTCCCGTTCGGCGGCGGCCCGCGCCACTGCATCGGCAAGCACCTCTCGATGCTGGAGGCGAAACTCATCGTCGCGACCGTCGCCCAGGAGTACGAACTGGAGTACGCCCGCGAGAAGCCGTTCGACCTCCGCGGGTCGCTGACGATGCACCCCGAGGAGCCGCTGTCGATGCGGGTCCGGCCGCGCTCGTAG
- a CDS encoding ATP-dependent DNA helicase — MSTTGEYERFFPYEEPYPNQRSAMAEIAEAVDEQRDVLLEGAPGTGKTLSALVPALEYAQRTDKTVVITTNVHQQMRQFVADARAITRDEPVRAVVFKGKSSMCHIDVEYQECQTLRDTTRTLVEKEEERAELTEQAEALLDRIRDGADGAGEARSAVTDELDAVESELEDLRDGNVCEHYYNNLVGDNDEFFEWLFADVRTPEEIYAYAEERQLCGYELLKEGMEAVDLVVCNYHHLLDPNIREQFFRWLGREPEDVVTVFDEAHNIESAARDHASRTLTENTLEEALSELEDADDSRAEPAENVLSAFLGALRATYDDALGFGEREQVGDDWYDLSIANSDRRDDLTLAFLNRYEGRGIDAEVDLALQLGRTLDREYEEAYRDGEATSRAECQTLQAAQFVASWMADGGKLGQHPLCSVRRDSGTDEVYGRAELYTCIPREVTETLFEEVHASILMSATLRPFDVLEDVLGVDDPATMAYGLEYPEDRRRTLAVEAPALFSSDRADPDTQSAIADVLADATRFTPGNALLFFPSYAEAERYHDRLRGRSDVASELLLDGSGVDTESLRQSFVDSDDATLFTSLWGTLAEGVSFDGDDARTVAVVGVPYPHLSERLEAIQDAYDRAYDDRSEAGWRYAVEIPTIRKTRQALGRVIRAPDDFGVRLLVDKRYTQKSVEMGKYGVRESFPREERVELVDVAPNKLKFSMLNFYADLDAYEGSPPQP, encoded by the coding sequence GTGTCGACGACCGGCGAGTACGAGCGGTTCTTCCCCTACGAGGAGCCGTATCCGAACCAGCGCTCGGCGATGGCGGAGATCGCCGAGGCGGTAGACGAGCAGCGCGACGTCCTCCTCGAGGGGGCGCCCGGAACCGGGAAGACCCTCTCGGCGCTCGTGCCGGCCCTGGAGTACGCCCAGCGGACGGACAAGACGGTGGTCATCACCACCAACGTCCACCAGCAGATGCGGCAGTTCGTCGCCGACGCGCGCGCGATCACCCGCGATGAACCGGTCCGGGCGGTCGTCTTCAAGGGCAAGTCGTCGATGTGCCACATCGACGTCGAGTACCAGGAGTGTCAGACCCTGCGCGATACGACGCGGACGCTCGTCGAGAAGGAGGAAGAGCGCGCCGAACTCACAGAGCAGGCGGAGGCGCTCTTAGACCGCATCCGCGACGGGGCGGACGGGGCCGGCGAGGCCCGGAGCGCGGTGACCGACGAACTCGACGCCGTCGAGTCCGAACTCGAAGACCTGCGGGACGGCAACGTCTGCGAGCACTACTACAACAACCTCGTCGGCGACAACGACGAGTTCTTCGAGTGGCTCTTCGCGGACGTGCGGACGCCCGAAGAGATCTACGCGTACGCCGAGGAGCGACAGCTCTGCGGCTACGAACTCCTCAAGGAGGGGATGGAAGCCGTCGATCTGGTCGTCTGCAACTACCACCACCTGCTCGATCCGAACATCCGCGAGCAGTTCTTCCGGTGGCTGGGACGGGAGCCCGAGGACGTCGTGACGGTCTTCGACGAGGCGCACAACATCGAGTCGGCCGCGCGCGACCACGCGAGTCGGACGCTCACCGAGAACACGCTCGAAGAGGCGCTCTCGGAACTGGAGGACGCCGACGACTCCCGGGCGGAGCCGGCCGAGAACGTCCTCTCGGCGTTCCTCGGCGCGTTGCGGGCGACGTACGACGACGCGCTGGGGTTCGGCGAGCGCGAGCAGGTCGGCGACGACTGGTACGACCTCTCGATCGCGAACTCGGATCGCAGAGACGACCTGACGCTCGCCTTCCTGAATCGGTACGAGGGTCGCGGCATCGACGCGGAGGTCGACCTCGCGCTCCAGCTCGGCCGCACGCTCGACCGGGAGTACGAGGAGGCCTACCGCGATGGCGAGGCCACGAGCCGCGCGGAGTGTCAGACCCTGCAGGCGGCGCAGTTCGTCGCGTCGTGGATGGCCGACGGCGGGAAGCTCGGCCAACACCCGCTGTGCTCGGTGCGGCGCGACTCCGGGACCGACGAGGTGTACGGGCGCGCGGAGCTGTACACCTGTATTCCGAGGGAAGTGACCGAGACGCTGTTCGAGGAGGTCCACGCGAGCATCCTGATGTCGGCGACGCTGCGCCCGTTCGACGTCTTGGAGGACGTCCTCGGCGTCGACGACCCGGCGACCATGGCCTACGGGCTCGAATACCCCGAGGACCGCCGTCGGACGCTCGCGGTGGAAGCGCCGGCGCTCTTCAGTTCCGACCGCGCGGATCCCGACACCCAGTCGGCGATCGCGGACGTGCTGGCGGACGCGACGCGCTTTACGCCCGGCAACGCGCTCCTCTTTTTCCCCTCGTACGCCGAGGCCGAGCGGTACCACGACCGCCTCCGAGGGCGGTCGGACGTGGCGAGCGAACTCCTGCTCGACGGGTCGGGCGTCGACACGGAGTCGCTCCGACAGTCGTTCGTCGACAGCGACGACGCGACGCTCTTTACGTCCCTCTGGGGAACGCTCGCGGAGGGCGTGAGCTTCGACGGCGACGACGCCCGGACCGTCGCGGTCGTCGGCGTCCCGTACCCGCATCTCTCTGAGCGCTTAGAGGCGATCCAGGACGCCTACGATCGCGCGTACGACGACCGTTCGGAGGCCGGCTGGCGCTACGCGGTGGAGATTCCGACGATCAGAAAGACGCGGCAGGCGCTCGGGCGCGTCATCCGCGCCCCCGACGACTTCGGGGTCCGCCTGCTCGTCGACAAGCGCTACACGCAGAAGAGCGTCGAGATGGGGAAGTACGGCGTCCGCGAGAGCTTCCCCCGCGAGGAGCGAGTCGAACTCGTCGACGTCGCGCCGAACAAATTGAAGTTCTCGATGCTGAACTTCTACGCCGACCTCGACGCCTACGAGGGGTCGCCACCGCAGCCGTAG